Proteins from a genomic interval of Undibacterium parvum:
- the lolA gene encoding outer membrane lipoprotein chaperone LolA, producing MSQIKVGASILNRVFNKMMLKHFLMLSLVAPLIANANALEQFRAFVANTKGAKGEFSQQQIKLVDGKATISKTASGTFSFSRPGKFIWTYSKPYEQSLQTDGDKLYIYDKDLNQVTIKELNGALGASPAAILFGNSDLEKNFQLKDAGTKQGVEWLDASPKAKDSQFEHIGIGMKDGLPMALELRDSFGQVSLVTLKNVEKNPNFKVDQFKFVLPSGAEVFRQ from the coding sequence AAATGATGTTAAAGCACTTTTTGATGCTGAGCTTGGTCGCGCCATTAATTGCGAATGCTAACGCCTTAGAGCAATTTAGGGCTTTTGTCGCCAATACCAAGGGCGCAAAAGGTGAGTTCTCACAACAACAGATTAAGTTGGTCGATGGCAAGGCAACGATTAGTAAGACCGCTAGCGGAACTTTTAGCTTTTCTCGTCCAGGCAAATTCATTTGGACTTATAGCAAGCCTTACGAACAGAGTTTGCAAACCGATGGTGACAAGTTGTACATCTACGATAAAGACCTGAATCAGGTGACGATCAAAGAGTTGAACGGTGCGCTTGGCGCTAGTCCTGCGGCGATTTTATTTGGCAATAGCGATCTGGAAAAGAACTTTCAACTAAAAGATGCAGGCACTAAACAAGGGGTGGAGTGGTTAGATGCCAGCCCCAAAGCCAAAGACAGTCAATTTGAACATATCGGCATAGGCATGAAAGACGGCTTGCCGATGGCGCTGGAATTACGCGATAGTTTCGGCCAGGTCTCTCTGGTGACATTAAAAAATGTAGAGAAAAATCCTAATTTCAAAGTCGATCAATTTAAGTTTGTACTTCCGTCAGGTGCGGAAGTGTTTCGGCAATGA
- a CDS encoding replication-associated recombination protein A, protein MRPVTRNVPLAERRRPASLDEVIGQQHLLGQGKPLRVAFESGEPHSMILWGPPGVGKTTLARLMADAFNSEFIALSAVLSGVKDIREAVERAQILQANSQRRTILFVDEVHRFNKSQQDAFLPHVESGLFTFIGATTENPSFEVNSALLSRASVYVLKSLSEDDLAIMVDKACQKELAGLSFTPDAKASLISSADGDGRKLLNNLDIAARAASVKNATLVDAVLLAECLGDALRRFDKGGDAFYDQISALHKSVRGSNPDAALYWMVRMLDGGADPRYLARRIVRMASEDIGLADPRALRITLDAAETYERLGSPEGELALAQAVIYLACAAKSNAAYTAYNAVRAMVAKDTSRPVPEHLRNAPTKLMKELGYGKLYRYAHDEPDAYAAGETYLPQGLDGQQWYRPVPRGLEIKIADKLAYLRKLDKDAQDAQG, encoded by the coding sequence ATGAGGCCAGTAACACGTAATGTCCCACTGGCAGAACGTCGGCGTCCGGCAAGCCTAGACGAGGTCATTGGTCAGCAGCACTTGCTCGGTCAAGGCAAGCCTTTGCGGGTTGCCTTTGAGTCCGGTGAACCACACTCCATGATACTGTGGGGGCCACCAGGCGTAGGTAAAACTACCTTAGCCAGATTAATGGCGGATGCTTTTAATTCTGAGTTCATCGCATTGTCCGCAGTGCTTTCTGGGGTTAAAGATATACGCGAGGCGGTCGAGCGCGCTCAGATCTTGCAGGCAAACTCTCAGCGCCGCACCATCTTGTTTGTCGATGAGGTACATCGTTTTAATAAGAGTCAGCAAGACGCTTTCTTGCCGCACGTGGAAAGTGGTTTATTCACGTTTATCGGTGCGACAACAGAAAACCCTTCATTTGAAGTCAATAGCGCCTTGCTGTCGCGCGCTTCTGTGTATGTACTCAAATCCTTAAGCGAAGACGATCTGGCGATCATGGTCGATAAGGCCTGCCAAAAGGAATTGGCGGGCTTGAGTTTTACCCCAGATGCTAAAGCCAGCTTGATCAGTAGCGCCGATGGGGATGGTCGCAAACTCTTGAATAATCTTGATATCGCAGCGCGTGCTGCGAGCGTCAAGAATGCGACACTTGTCGATGCGGTGTTGCTAGCCGAATGTTTGGGTGATGCCTTACGTCGCTTCGATAAAGGCGGTGATGCGTTCTACGATCAAATTTCAGCTTTACATAAATCGGTGCGGGGTTCTAATCCGGATGCGGCGCTGTATTGGATGGTTAGAATGTTAGATGGCGGCGCTGATCCGCGCTATTTGGCGCGGCGTATCGTCAGAATGGCGAGTGAGGATATAGGCTTGGCTGATCCGCGCGCTCTGCGCATTACGTTGGATGCCGCCGAAACCTACGAACGCCTTGGTTCGCCCGAGGGCGAGTTAGCCTTGGCACAGGCAGTGATTTATCTGGCCTGCGCGGCGAAATCAAACGCCGCCTATACCGCTTACAACGCGGTGCGTGCAATGGTGGCAAAAGATACTTCCAGGCCAGTTCCCGAGCATTTGCGCAATGCACCGACCAAGCTGATGAAGGAGCTGGGCTATGGCAAACTGTATCGATATGCCCATGATGAGCCAGATGCCTATGCCGCTGGCGAGACGTATTTGCCACAGGGCCTAGACGGGCAGCAATGGTATCGCCCGGTACCACGCGGTTTGGAAATTAAGATTGCGGATAAATTAGCCTATTTGCGTAAGCTCGATAAGGACGCTCAGGACGCTCAGGGTTGA
- a CDS encoding type 2 periplasmic-binding domain-containing protein, with translation MRIKSVFISSIFLLLTATQLIALAQESEIVRFPRLSAAVDPNEVYIHELLQLALKNSKTSYQLAPSEGKMQQARSIYEMTKAVGNVDLLWTMATDERQTQMIAIKIPIDKGLIGWRIPLLKKERSQIFEKVSTLRHLSTYSAGQEHDWPDVPILKENGLPVVTSTSYEALFNMLQGGRFDYFPRSMFEIWNEFSSHPKHDLHIDEHIILHYPAAYYFFVTPRRPKLAEDLRVGLEAMIKDGSFEKLFKKHNQISIDRANIKHRTIIELDNPLFHLDKSNGYRPELWFQP, from the coding sequence ATGCGCATCAAATCTGTATTCATTTCAAGCATTTTTTTGCTGCTAACGGCAACGCAACTCATTGCTCTTGCGCAAGAATCAGAAATCGTCCGATTTCCCCGCCTCTCCGCGGCGGTAGATCCCAATGAAGTCTATATTCACGAATTACTGCAATTAGCACTGAAAAATAGTAAAACTTCGTATCAACTAGCGCCATCTGAAGGAAAAATGCAGCAAGCACGCTCCATTTATGAGATGACTAAAGCGGTTGGCAACGTTGATTTATTATGGACGATGGCGACTGATGAACGTCAAACGCAAATGATTGCCATCAAAATCCCTATCGATAAAGGACTGATCGGTTGGCGCATACCTTTGCTGAAAAAAGAGCGCAGCCAGATATTTGAAAAAGTAAGTACGCTACGGCATTTATCCACTTATTCTGCTGGACAGGAACACGACTGGCCAGATGTCCCGATACTGAAAGAAAATGGTTTGCCTGTGGTGACATCAACCTCCTACGAAGCTTTATTTAATATGCTGCAGGGAGGACGTTTTGATTATTTCCCTAGATCTATGTTTGAAATATGGAATGAGTTTTCATCGCATCCCAAACATGACTTGCATATCGATGAACACATTATTTTGCACTATCCGGCCGCTTACTATTTCTTTGTTACGCCACGTCGACCCAAACTGGCGGAAGATTTGCGTGTAGGCTTAGAGGCTATGATCAAGGATGGCAGTTTTGAGAAACTATTCAAGAAACACAATCAGATCTCGATTGACAGAGCAAATATCAAACACCGAACCATCATAGAATTAGACAACCCTTTATTTCACTTAGATAAGTCAAACGGATATAGGCCAGAATTATGGTTTCAACCCTGA
- the amaB gene encoding L-piperidine-6-carboxylate dehydrogenase: MDNNITQLLTELGVKLTDYQGQDIASISPIDGKTLATLRAESTEQVKAKIALAHAAFLQWREVPAPRRGELVRLFGEELRIHKQALGKVVTLEAGKILQEGLGEVQEMIDICDFAVGLSRQLYGLTIASERPGHRMMEVWHPIGVVGVISAFNFPVAVWAWNAALAFVCGNSVTWKPSEKTPLTALATHALFMKAVARFNATGNDAPEGLAELIIGGRDTGAHMVEDKRVVLVSATGSTRMGRQVAEVCAKRLTRTILELGGNNAMIVAPSADLEMAVRGITFSAVGTTGQRCTTLRRLFVHDSIYDTLVPRLKKIYAGLPIGNPLEKSTLIGPLVDQAAFDAMQTALAVAKQEQGLVFGGERVSVAGCEAAYYVRPSLVEMPSQTAAMHHETFAPIMYIVRYSDLQQAIDWNNEVPQGLSSSIFTTDMREAERFMSDIGSDCGIANVNIGPSGAEIGGAFGGEKDTGGGRESGSDAWKAYMRRSTNTVNYSNSLPLAQGISFDI; encoded by the coding sequence ATGGACAACAATATCACTCAGCTGTTAACCGAACTCGGCGTCAAGCTGACCGACTATCAAGGTCAGGACATCGCCAGCATCTCACCGATAGACGGCAAAACTCTCGCAACGCTGCGCGCCGAAAGCACTGAGCAAGTCAAGGCCAAGATCGCACTTGCGCATGCTGCATTTCTGCAATGGCGCGAAGTTCCGGCGCCACGCCGTGGTGAACTGGTGCGTCTATTCGGCGAAGAGCTGCGCATCCACAAGCAAGCACTGGGCAAAGTGGTCACGCTGGAAGCGGGCAAGATTTTGCAAGAGGGTCTGGGCGAAGTACAAGAGATGATCGATATCTGCGACTTCGCAGTCGGTTTATCGCGCCAGCTTTATGGACTAACGATTGCGTCCGAACGTCCGGGCCACCGCATGATGGAGGTCTGGCACCCTATCGGCGTGGTCGGTGTGATTTCCGCATTTAATTTTCCGGTCGCAGTGTGGGCTTGGAATGCGGCATTAGCTTTTGTCTGCGGCAATAGCGTCACTTGGAAACCCTCCGAAAAAACACCACTGACGGCACTCGCAACCCACGCCTTATTCATGAAGGCAGTGGCACGCTTCAACGCCACTGGCAATGATGCGCCAGAAGGTTTGGCTGAGCTAATCATCGGTGGCCGTGACACCGGCGCGCACATGGTCGAAGACAAGCGTGTGGTACTGGTCAGCGCCACCGGTAGCACCCGCATGGGCCGACAAGTGGCCGAGGTCTGCGCAAAGCGCCTGACCCGTACCATTTTGGAATTGGGCGGCAACAATGCCATGATCGTGGCACCTAGCGCCGATCTGGAAATGGCAGTGCGTGGCATCACGTTTTCGGCAGTCGGTACCACTGGTCAGCGCTGCACCACCCTGCGCCGCCTGTTCGTACACGACAGCATTTACGATACGCTAGTGCCACGTCTGAAAAAAATCTATGCCGGTCTGCCTATCGGCAATCCTTTGGAAAAATCCACGCTGATCGGCCCCCTGGTTGATCAGGCCGCGTTTGACGCCATGCAAACAGCACTAGCCGTGGCAAAACAAGAGCAAGGACTAGTCTTTGGTGGCGAACGTGTCAGCGTTGCTGGCTGTGAGGCGGCTTATTATGTGCGTCCCTCGCTGGTTGAAATGCCTAGCCAGACCGCGGCCATGCACCACGAGACCTTCGCACCCATCATGTACATCGTGCGCTATAGCGACTTGCAACAGGCGATAGACTGGAATAACGAAGTGCCACAAGGCTTGTCGTCCAGCATCTTCACCACCGACATGCGTGAAGCCGAACGCTTCATGTCTGACATCGGTAGTGACTGCGGTATCGCCAACGTCAACATCGGCCCTTCCGGTGCCGAAATCGGTGGTGCCTTCGGTGGTGAAAAAGATACAGGTGGCGGCCGCGAATCGGGCTCCGATGCCTGGAAAGCCTATATGCGTCGTTCTACCAACACGGTCAATTACAGCAATTCCTTGCCGCTGGCGCAGGGCATCAGTTTTGATATTTAA